The Monodelphis domestica isolate mMonDom1 chromosome 7, mMonDom1.pri, whole genome shotgun sequence genome window below encodes:
- the BHLHE40 gene encoding class E basic helix-loop-helix protein 40: MERITSAQPPPACLGKVPGLEPSEMAGMDFTHIYQVYKPRRGLKRSEDNKETYKLPHRLIEKKRRDRINECIAQLKDLLPEHLKLTTLGHLEKAVVLELTLKHVKALTNLIDQQQQKIMALQSGLQAGELSSRNLDASQEMFCSGFQTCAREVLQYLAKHESSRDLKSSQLVSHLHRMVSEVLQGGAVYKPSDPAPKMMDFKEKPSSLTKATEGHGKNCVPVIQRTFAHSSGEQSGSDTDTDSGYGGELEKSDSKADQQYFKNDNEHKYPLGERISAIKQESEDPPAKKTRLEMPDRESHFSSELIGSSFLGPHPHQPPFCLPFYLIPPSATAYLPMLEKCWYPTSVPVLYPGLPASAAALTGFMNPEKIPPPLLMPQRLPSPLPSHSSIDSSALLQALKQIPPLNLETKD; this comes from the exons ATGGAAAGGATCACCAGCGCCCAGCCGCCCCCCGCCTGCCTGGGCAAAGTGCCGGGACTGGAGCCCAGCGAGATGGCAGG GATGGATTTTACCCACATTTACCAAGTGTACAAACCGAGGAGGGGATTAAAAAGGAGTGAGGATAACAAG GAGACCTATAAATTGCCGCACCGACTGATAGAGAAGAAAAGACGTGATCGGATTAATGAGTGCATCGCCCAGCTGAAAGATCTCTTACCCGAACATCTCAAACTTACT ACCTTGGGTCACTTGGAGAAGGCGGTGGTCCTGGAGCTTACCTTGAAGCATGTGAAAGCACTCACCAACCTAATTGACCAACAACAACAGAAGATTATGGCTCTTCAGAGTGGCTTACAAGCAG GTGAGCTATCCTCAAGAAACCTCGATGCCAGCCAGGAGATGTTCTGCTCTGGTTTCCAAACGTGTGCCAGGGAGGTGCTGCAGTACCTGGCAAAGCATGAAAGTAGTCGGGATCTGAAATCTTCCCAACTGGTCAGCCACCTCCACCgcatggtctctgaggtcctgcAGGGTGGAGCTGTCTACAAGCCTAGTGATCCCGCCCCCAAAATGATGGACTTCAAAGAGAAGCCCAGCTCCCTGACCAAAGCCACTGAAGGGCACGGGAAAAACTGTGTACCGGTCATCCAAAGGACTTTTGCCCATTCAAGCGGCGAGCAGAGCGGAAGCGATACAGACACTGACAGTGGTTACGGAGGCGAGTTGGAGAAAAGTGACTCTAAAGCCGACCAgcagtattttaaaaatgataacgaACATAAATACCCCCTGGGAGAGAGAATAAGCGCCATTAAGCAAGAGTCCGAAGACCCTCCTGCAAAAAAGACCAGACTAGAAATGCCCGACCGGGAGAGCCATTTTAGCAGTGAGCTGATTGGGTCTTCCTTTCTAGGGCCTCATCCTCACCAACCTCCCTTCTGCCTGCCTTTTTATTTGATCCCACCGTCAGCAACAGCCTATCTGCCCATGTTGGAGAAATGCTGGTATCCCACCTCCGTCCCAGTCTTGTACCCTGGGCTCCCTGCTTCAGCCGCAGCTCTCACCGGCTTCATGAACCCAGAGAAGATCCCTCCTCCTTTGCTGATGCCCCAAAGACTCCCTTCTCCGTTGCCCTCCCATTCGTCCATCGACTCTTCAGCTCTGCTCCAGGCTCTGAAGCAGATTCCACCTTTAAACTTGGAAACCAAAGACTAA